A genomic segment from Alteribacillus bidgolensis encodes:
- a CDS encoding peptidase M56, giving the protein MNWHKVAPERYEGEDGFFQIAAISAGSDIKEVCRNEAFHSLMPYGSRPQIIKTEIHSQEACFIFPSSDQPLELEEQTAFIVRYPSPVYIQDEQYNYFILWASKDEIHEFVSTLAFINT; this is encoded by the coding sequence TTGAATTGGCATAAAGTGGCTCCAGAACGTTATGAAGGGGAAGATGGCTTTTTCCAGATTGCTGCTATTTCTGCGGGGTCAGATATAAAAGAAGTTTGCAGAAATGAAGCTTTTCATTCCTTAATGCCCTACGGCTCGCGACCTCAGATCATAAAAACAGAGATACATTCTCAAGAAGCTTGTTTCATTTTTCCATCTAGTGATCAACCTCTTGAACTAGAAGAGCAAACTGCTTTCATTGTAAGATATCCTTCTCCGGTTTATATACAAGACGAGCAATACAATTACTTTATTCTTTGGGCAAGCAAGGATGAAATCCACGAGTTCGTTTCTACATTAGCTTTTATAAATACGTAA
- a CDS encoding LysM peptidoglycan-binding domain-containing protein, with protein sequence MEKQSLQYFYTVRPGDTLHDIARRRALPIETVIAANNLTAPDKLFTGQQLSIPPGVTSYRVNVGDTIYQISQFYGVPMSVIIEANSLQAPYFIYPGQLLSIPAGVPYYIVQPGDTLFQIARRFNVVTAGHSSPELIRQVNQLPSVEIIPGMKLRIPFAPPGTNGLIAYTSNKSGIFDIWLYSLSNGKHVQLTRGLGASFSEPIWAPDSTRIAFTGQNRFIYVFDLQIGKAALIDQFEVEALFTLHWSPNSQMLAYTKHDQIVLYNVTYHLAQIIAEPGASDVQWFPSGEEILFQAPDESGVSQLFRMKTDGTSKQQITQNQDFPFHNVYLSPDGRFALYTSPGVSISIIYSIDLTSGELFEVRGGPLAKNYYP encoded by the coding sequence GTGGAAAAACAATCATTACAGTATTTTTACACGGTCCGTCCAGGGGATACTTTGCATGATATAGCCAGAAGGCGGGCACTTCCTATCGAAACGGTTATAGCTGCAAATAATCTAACTGCTCCTGATAAGTTATTTACAGGCCAGCAGCTATCTATTCCGCCAGGGGTTACCTCTTATAGGGTAAATGTTGGTGACACTATATATCAAATATCTCAATTTTATGGTGTACCCATGTCTGTCATTATAGAAGCTAATAGTCTGCAGGCACCTTATTTCATTTATCCTGGCCAATTGCTGTCTATTCCGGCTGGTGTTCCTTATTATATTGTACAGCCAGGAGATACCCTTTTTCAGATAGCGAGGAGGTTTAATGTAGTAACAGCAGGGCACAGCAGTCCTGAATTAATTAGACAGGTCAACCAGTTGCCATCTGTTGAAATTATACCTGGGATGAAATTAAGGATTCCATTTGCTCCACCAGGAACTAATGGATTAATAGCTTATACATCTAATAAAAGTGGTATTTTCGATATCTGGCTTTATTCGTTATCTAATGGTAAGCACGTTCAACTAACGAGGGGATTAGGAGCTTCTTTTAGTGAACCTATTTGGGCGCCTGACAGCACACGCATTGCTTTTACAGGTCAAAACCGATTCATTTATGTATTTGACCTACAAATCGGTAAGGCGGCCTTGATCGATCAATTTGAAGTAGAAGCCCTTTTTACTTTACATTGGTCTCCAAATAGCCAAATGCTTGCTTATACAAAACATGATCAAATTGTATTATATAATGTCACGTATCATCTGGCCCAAATCATAGCAGAGCCTGGTGCAAGTGATGTCCAATGGTTTCCAAGCGGGGAGGAAATCCTTTTTCAAGCTCCTGATGAGTCAGGTGTGAGCCAGTTATTTCGGATGAAAACAGATGGCACGAGTAAACAACAAATTACACAAAATCAAGATTTTCCATTTCATAATGTTTATTTGTCCCCTGATGGGCGTTTTGCTTTGTATACTTCCCCTGGAGTTAGTATCTCTATTATTTATAGTATAGACTTGACGTCTGGTGAATTATTTGAAGTTAGAGGCGGTCCATTAGCTAAAAATTATTACCCTTAA
- a CDS encoding Mrp/NBP35 family ATP-binding protein, which translates to MIVVAAPVLKQEFFSFSFNVIFITAMGLHIYYTEYRLKRSVMLLLSGNVLAVTSGKGGVGKSTISINLALALADMGKKVALIDLDIYGFSIPKMLDLSSNPKTVNNKIIPVGFDNIKVMSMGFLVKENAPVVWRGPMLGKMLDHFFNDVIWGELDYTILDLPPGTGDVALDMHQKLPDCKEIIVTTPHPTAVHVAERAGTMAKKSGKRILGVIENMSYFSPQGSSETFHLFGNGGGEKLAALLNTSLIGQIPVIPPPNDKQVSSKCNENQEIKSIYQKAAITIDHLDVPFTS; encoded by the coding sequence ATGATTGTAGTTGCAGCTCCTGTTTTAAAGCAGGAGTTTTTTTCATTCTCTTTTAATGTGATTTTCATCACAGCCATGGGCCTTCACATCTATTACACTGAGTACAGATTAAAAAGGAGCGTGATGCTATTGTTAAGCGGCAATGTGTTGGCAGTGACAAGCGGTAAAGGAGGAGTTGGAAAATCAACTATATCCATTAACCTTGCGTTAGCGCTTGCAGATATGGGGAAAAAGGTGGCTCTAATTGATCTCGATATTTACGGTTTCAGCATTCCAAAAATGCTTGATCTTTCTTCAAATCCAAAGACAGTCAACAATAAAATTATACCTGTTGGATTTGATAACATAAAAGTTATGTCCATGGGCTTTCTTGTAAAAGAAAACGCCCCTGTCGTTTGGCGCGGTCCGATGCTTGGCAAAATGCTTGATCACTTTTTTAATGATGTGATCTGGGGAGAATTGGATTATACAATTTTAGACCTTCCGCCAGGTACTGGAGACGTTGCTCTCGATATGCACCAGAAACTGCCGGATTGCAAAGAGATTATTGTAACAACGCCGCACCCAACGGCTGTGCACGTTGCCGAAAGAGCGGGGACCATGGCAAAAAAATCAGGCAAACGCATCCTCGGAGTTATAGAGAATATGTCTTATTTTTCACCGCAAGGATCTAGTGAAACATTTCATCTTTTTGGAAATGGCGGCGGGGAAAAATTAGCTGCTTTATTAAATACCAGCTTAATAGGTCAAATTCCGGTCATCCCCCCTCCCAATGATAAACAGGTTTCTTCTAAATGTAATGAAAATCAAGAAATAAAAAGTATTTATCAAAAAGCAGCAATTACTATAGATCATTTAGATGTCCCCTTTACTTCATAA
- a CDS encoding C40 family peptidase yields the protein MQKSLVLRVDFADADHYFGKERNRWAKGYVLVAIEEGLLNKNGERLDPNEPAGRLWVASVLIRVLGYEEEAQKQMSTDITFKDKEAISKEAAGYAIAAEKYGIFSGTSNGEFQPSVSITRAQMAAVLDRTHKKLQSVMSKDTFIHMEGNEEKIKDLIRRGKSYQGAEYLFGADPSSTEFFDCSSYTKKIYGEIGITLPRTSRSQFQAGKKIEQTELQTGDLVFFDTREDEVINHVAVFICFYK from the coding sequence ATGCAAAAGAGTTTAGTACTCCGGGTTGATTTTGCAGACGCAGACCACTATTTTGGCAAAGAGCGCAACCGATGGGCTAAAGGATATGTACTTGTAGCCATAGAAGAAGGGCTTCTTAATAAAAATGGTGAACGTTTAGATCCAAATGAACCAGCAGGGCGGCTTTGGGTAGCTAGTGTTTTAATTAGAGTGCTTGGGTATGAAGAAGAAGCACAGAAACAAATGTCAACTGATATTACATTTAAGGACAAGGAAGCGATTTCGAAAGAGGCTGCTGGATATGCTATTGCAGCAGAGAAATACGGCATTTTTTCGGGAACTAGTAATGGAGAGTTTCAGCCTTCTGTTTCTATAACAAGAGCTCAGATGGCTGCAGTACTCGACCGAACGCATAAAAAACTTCAAAGTGTGATGTCAAAAGATACGTTCATACATATGGAAGGTAATGAAGAAAAAATAAAAGATTTGATTCGACGCGGTAAATCATATCAAGGGGCAGAATACCTTTTTGGTGCAGACCCGTCTAGCACAGAGTTTTTTGATTGTTCTTCATATACGAAAAAGATTTACGGGGAGATAGGCATAACCTTGCCGAGAACATCGAGAAGTCAATTTCAGGCTGGTAAAAAAATAGAACAAACTGAACTTCAAACAGGTGATTTAGTGTTTTTTGATACAAGGGAAGATGAAGTTATTAACCATGTAGCTGTTTTTATATGTTTTTATAAATGA
- a CDS encoding NADP-dependent glyceraldehyde-3-phosphate dehydrogenase: MLTNSVKAEQKNILLNGEWKESENGNRITLNSPSNGEVIGSVPALSEKEVNKAVETASAAQKEWKNTALHERKQLLYRWADNLVENKEKIGHMIMQEVAKKKSSAIDEVVRTADLIRHTAEEACRITGDLLTGDSYNGGSPNKIAQVNRVPLGVVLAIAPFNYPVNLSASKIAPALMMGNSVVFKPATQGSLSGIMMIEELDKAGLPEGLVNIATGRGSEIGDALVTNPGINQISFTGGSETGMNLAKKASMVPMVLELGGKDPAIVLEDADLDKAAKEIVAGAFSYSGQRCTAIKRVLVKEDTADELVAKIKEKAEELKVGQPEENADITPLINEKSADYVQGLIDDAIDKGAEVITGDDRNGSLLAPTLLDKVTTESRVAWEEPFGPVLPMIRVKSEEEAVQIANESEYGLQASVFTQDIDAANRIADQLEVGSVQLNGKTSRGPDHFPFLGVKQSGQGVQGVRYSLLSLSREKVKVFNG, from the coding sequence ATGTTAACGAATAGTGTCAAAGCAGAACAAAAAAATATTCTTTTAAATGGGGAATGGAAAGAAAGTGAAAATGGAAACCGTATTACGTTAAACTCCCCATCAAATGGTGAAGTAATTGGAAGTGTTCCAGCTCTTTCTGAAAAAGAAGTTAATAAGGCAGTAGAAACTGCAAGTGCTGCTCAAAAAGAATGGAAAAATACGGCTCTTCATGAAAGAAAACAATTACTATACCGCTGGGCTGATAACCTTGTTGAAAACAAAGAAAAAATCGGCCATATGATTATGCAGGAAGTAGCGAAGAAAAAATCCTCTGCCATTGATGAAGTCGTACGTACAGCAGACTTAATTCGCCACACGGCCGAAGAAGCCTGCCGCATCACCGGAGACCTTCTTACTGGAGACAGCTATAATGGTGGTTCTCCTAATAAAATAGCGCAGGTTAATCGCGTTCCTTTAGGTGTGGTTCTTGCTATTGCACCATTTAATTATCCGGTCAACCTTTCAGCTTCTAAAATAGCTCCTGCTCTTATGATGGGGAACAGCGTAGTCTTTAAACCAGCAACACAAGGCTCTTTAAGCGGAATTATGATGATTGAAGAACTTGATAAAGCAGGTTTGCCTGAAGGGCTTGTAAATATTGCCACAGGACGAGGATCTGAAATCGGCGATGCTCTCGTTACCAACCCTGGAATTAATCAAATTTCCTTTACAGGCGGTTCCGAAACGGGCATGAATTTGGCGAAAAAAGCAAGCATGGTTCCAATGGTACTAGAACTTGGCGGTAAAGACCCTGCTATTGTTCTTGAGGATGCAGATCTTGATAAAGCAGCAAAAGAAATTGTAGCAGGTGCATTTTCTTATTCTGGCCAACGCTGCACTGCAATCAAAAGAGTGCTCGTAAAAGAAGACACCGCAGATGAGCTCGTTGCGAAAATTAAAGAAAAAGCAGAAGAGCTGAAAGTTGGACAGCCAGAAGAAAATGCAGATATCACTCCTCTTATTAATGAAAAAAGTGCAGACTATGTCCAAGGGCTGATTGATGATGCGATAGACAAGGGTGCAGAGGTTATTACTGGCGATGATAGAAACGGCAGTCTATTGGCCCCTACTTTGTTAGATAAAGTAACAACTGAATCACGCGTTGCTTGGGAAGAACCTTTTGGACCAGTCTTGCCAATGATTCGTGTTAAGTCAGAAGAAGAAGCTGTCCAAATTGCGAACGAGTCAGAATACGGTTTGCAAGCAAGTGTATTTACACAAGATATAGACGCTGCCAACCGTATAGCTGATCAATTAGAAGTAGGAAGCGTTCAGCTGAACGGCAAAACTTCACGCGGTCCAGACCATTTCCCTTTCCTAGGGGTGAAACAATCTGGACAAGGCGTTCAGGGTGTGCGCTATAGTCTCCTTTCTTTAAGCCGAGAAAAAGTTAAAGTTTTTAACGGATAA
- the mobA gene encoding molybdenum cofactor guanylyltransferase, whose amino-acid sequence MSLTGVILENNFKNTVLSEKLSSVQRQAEKMKKICTEVIFVTNTPHHYLPVLGSSIRIITEYYQRYHPFCGMHASFSLAKNERMWVVLTNSSLSSDIARILNEYDVSKNLDAVLPERDGEVQPFYGIYHCRCAEVLETLIKNEIYKAEFFLDSINWVKYHEGKPQTITYKKV is encoded by the coding sequence ATGAGTCTAACAGGAGTCATTTTAGAAAATAACTTTAAAAACACTGTTCTATCAGAGAAATTGAGCTCAGTACAAAGACAGGCCGAAAAAATGAAAAAAATATGCACGGAAGTCATTTTTGTCACGAACACCCCGCATCATTATCTTCCTGTATTAGGAAGCTCCATTCGGATAATTACCGAATACTATCAACGCTATCATCCGTTTTGCGGCATGCACGCTTCTTTTTCGTTAGCGAAAAATGAAAGGATGTGGGTTGTATTAACGAATTCCAGCCTTTCCTCTGATATAGCTCGTATCTTAAATGAATATGATGTTTCAAAAAACCTGGATGCTGTTTTGCCAGAACGGGACGGGGAAGTTCAACCTTTCTATGGCATTTATCATTGTCGATGTGCTGAAGTGTTAGAAACATTAATCAAGAATGAAATATATAAGGCTGAATTCTTTTTAGACAGCATTAATTGGGTGAAATATCACGAAGGAAAACCTCAGACAATAACTTATAAAAAAGTTTGA
- a CDS encoding S-layer homology domain-containing protein has translation MKRHTFILAAVLLWSTPVTVYADSHLSAIQGKDSVFTDIGSTYWAYNEIDRIRTLGIFQGYADGTFRPSNSITRIQTIVTAVRLLGLEEEANAKEFSTPG, from the coding sequence ATGAAAAGACATACATTCATTTTGGCAGCTGTTCTATTGTGGAGCACTCCAGTCACTGTATATGCAGATAGCCATTTGTCTGCCATTCAAGGTAAAGATTCGGTGTTTACTGATATTGGTTCTACATATTGGGCTTATAACGAAATAGACCGTATACGGACTTTAGGCATTTTTCAAGGATATGCAGATGGAACGTTTCGCCCAAGTAATTCTATTACGCGCATACAGACTATTGTAACTGCTGTAAGACTGCTAGGACTTGAAGAGGAAGCAAATGCAAAAGAGTTTAGTACTCCGGGTTGA
- a CDS encoding MFS transporter, which yields MKQLEKTFYSKTSMYSFVVVMVLILSMWIGTEQFAHIDMMLFGYIISSFVFAIGMTVRLCSWLIRPATRQMIKRSLANLKQRKRVKRNVFSILKTAMENIFLQKFIFKRGIYRGIMHWLIAWGCIGSFAITFGLVFGWMHFKLVDPETYQIIVMGIPTISMSAHGMFAELVYNGLNITALMVLIGVTMALIRRSVNKNVKAMQRTEFDLFPLYILLAVTVTGLVLTLSYAFLEGWMHPHLSLIHQVTVVIFLVYFPFGKLFHLPVRPLATAVPMNYQETTRVDKRACRSCQSPYSSDDQIADVKSILGVQSFDLQLADGSFLADYCPACRRKMRVMKQLNIETELEQPYAPIQTINDVQIPGFGRKRAAAYYEREEKAND from the coding sequence ATGAAACAACTAGAAAAAACCTTCTATTCCAAGACAAGTATGTATTCTTTTGTAGTGGTCATGGTATTGATTCTCTCGATGTGGATTGGAACAGAACAATTTGCCCACATTGATATGATGCTGTTTGGCTACATTATTTCTTCTTTTGTATTTGCTATTGGAATGACAGTCAGGTTGTGTTCATGGTTGATTAGGCCTGCTACACGTCAAATGATCAAAAGAAGTTTGGCTAACCTAAAGCAGCGTAAAAGGGTAAAACGAAATGTTTTTTCTATTTTGAAAACAGCGATGGAAAATATCTTTTTACAAAAATTTATTTTTAAACGCGGAATCTACCGGGGGATTATGCATTGGTTGATTGCCTGGGGATGTATTGGTTCTTTTGCGATTACATTTGGTTTAGTTTTTGGCTGGATGCATTTTAAATTAGTAGACCCTGAAACGTATCAAATTATTGTGATGGGGATTCCTACGATCAGCATGTCCGCCCACGGAATGTTTGCTGAATTAGTTTATAACGGGTTGAACATAACAGCACTGATGGTATTAATCGGAGTCACGATGGCGCTGATCCGCCGTTCAGTCAATAAAAATGTCAAAGCGATGCAGCGTACAGAATTTGATTTATTTCCTCTCTATATATTGCTTGCTGTAACTGTCACAGGTCTAGTGTTAACTCTATCCTACGCTTTTTTAGAAGGCTGGATGCATCCTCATTTATCTTTAATACATCAAGTTACCGTCGTTATTTTTCTCGTTTATTTTCCTTTTGGGAAGTTATTTCATCTTCCGGTTCGTCCCCTTGCGACTGCGGTACCAATGAATTACCAGGAGACAACGAGAGTAGACAAGAGAGCATGCCGAAGCTGTCAATCTCCATACAGCAGTGATGACCAAATAGCGGATGTGAAGAGTATTCTCGGCGTGCAAAGCTTTGACCTTCAGCTTGCTGACGGTTCTTTCCTTGCCGATTATTGTCCTGCCTGCAGGCGGAAAATGCGAGTGATGAAACAATTAAACATAGAAACAGAATTAGAACAGCCTTATGCACCAATCCAAACAATAAATGATGTTCAAATACCAGGATTTGGAAGAAAAAGAGCGGCAGCTTATTATGAAAGAGAGGAGAAGGCAAATGACTGA
- the bioD gene encoding dethiobiotin synthase translates to MTTNGIFVTGTDTDVGKTFVASGIAAALRKEGKDVGVFKPMLSGIEREEPNSDTFLLKQMAEDENALQDITPFVFEEALAPYLAAKRAGVSVKLDDIMKKWKKIQGSHSFFIAEGAGGITVPYGEKCLVSDVAKEIGFPILVVARAGLGTVNHTILTVEHARSKGLAVAGVVINGFKEEGDDLASKTNPELIEKFAKVPVLGVVPWAENLNKTEMAAFFKKHMKLSLIANLREKEVVMDSSHNF, encoded by the coding sequence ATGACAACAAATGGTATTTTCGTAACAGGAACGGACACTGACGTAGGTAAAACATTTGTAGCTTCAGGGATTGCAGCTGCTTTGCGGAAAGAAGGAAAGGATGTTGGAGTCTTTAAGCCAATGCTAAGCGGTATAGAAAGAGAGGAACCTAACAGTGATACCTTTCTATTAAAACAAATGGCTGAAGATGAAAATGCACTTCAAGACATCACTCCTTTTGTTTTCGAAGAGGCTCTAGCTCCTTACCTTGCAGCTAAACGGGCCGGTGTTTCTGTGAAGTTAGACGATATTATGAAAAAATGGAAAAAAATACAAGGGAGTCACTCGTTTTTCATTGCAGAAGGAGCTGGCGGCATCACTGTGCCTTATGGAGAAAAGTGTTTAGTAAGCGATGTTGCAAAAGAAATAGGTTTTCCTATTTTAGTGGTAGCCAGAGCTGGTTTAGGTACAGTCAATCACACCATCTTAACTGTAGAACATGCCCGTAGTAAAGGTTTAGCGGTTGCTGGTGTTGTTATTAATGGATTCAAAGAAGAAGGGGACGATCTTGCTTCAAAAACCAATCCCGAACTGATTGAAAAATTTGCTAAAGTGCCTGTGCTTGGAGTGGTGCCATGGGCAGAGAATCTTAATAAAACGGAAATGGCTGCCTTTTTTAAGAAACATATGAAGCTTTCTTTGATAGCAAATCTTAGAGAGAAGGAGGTGGTCATGGATTCGTCCCACAACTTTTGA
- a CDS encoding Crp/Fnr family transcriptional regulator: MGNQALLNKEINNFQNTSSFTEENFEKIKEIMYTHTLNTGSFLFMEDDAANKLFYVKKGVVKLTKTTADGKEYIFGLYGEGDLIGDISGFDTLSYTYNAFILKDSEIGFIQQKDLEVLLWQHGSLAIEFMKWTTLMGQITKSKMRDLTFYGKAGALASTLIRLSNSYGIKRANTITITRKMKNGELGEYIGSTRESVNRMLSDLKKKAVISQHQGYIVIHDLQYLKSVCHCEECPLAVCRM, translated from the coding sequence ATGGGAAATCAAGCCCTTTTAAATAAAGAAATAAATAATTTCCAAAACACTTCCTCATTTACTGAGGAGAACTTTGAAAAAATTAAAGAAATAATGTATACCCACACATTAAACACCGGCAGTTTTTTATTTATGGAAGACGATGCGGCGAACAAACTATTTTACGTAAAAAAAGGGGTAGTAAAACTAACAAAAACGACAGCGGATGGAAAGGAATATATCTTCGGATTGTATGGAGAAGGCGATTTAATAGGAGATATCAGCGGTTTTGATACACTTTCTTATACCTATAATGCTTTTATCTTAAAAGATAGTGAAATAGGTTTTATACAGCAAAAAGACCTTGAAGTGCTGTTGTGGCAGCACGGCAGTTTAGCCATTGAATTTATGAAATGGACAACGCTTATGGGACAGATAACGAAATCAAAAATGCGCGATTTAACATTTTACGGTAAAGCAGGCGCCCTTGCTTCTACGTTGATTCGATTGTCCAATTCTTACGGTATAAAAAGAGCAAATACTATTACGATAACCAGGAAAATGAAAAATGGAGAATTAGGAGAATATATCGGCTCAACAAGAGAAAGCGTTAACCGGATGCTGTCAGATTTAAAGAAAAAAGCTGTTATTTCACAGCACCAAGGTTATATTGTTATACATGATTTACAATACTTAAAATCCGTTTGTCATTGTGAAGAATGTCCCCTGGCTGTCTGCAGAATGTAA
- the fdhF gene encoding formate dehydrogenase subunit alpha encodes MTDFMAKPGVKNLHKEGEKLITTHCSYCGMQCGMHIRVSEKTGKVLGVEPRYDWPVTNGKLCPKGVTAYQQIDHKDRIKRPLIKRNTTFVESSWDEALDLIADKFSELQKKYGKDTLSVFGGVSMTNEKCYLVGKYARAALGTRFIDYNGRFCMSSAAGGFLSTFGIDRGSTLPWTELEHSDCFLIAGSNTAECHPTSIQWFWKARDKGAKMIVVDPRETPTARIADVHLDLKPGTDSALANGLLHLLIKEDYVDERYVMERCNNYKELKASVDPFTPVVTSEITGVSEEKIIQAAHMYGKSPRSVVMFARGVEQQSKGVDNVTLYTALALVRGQVGNFASGVATFTGQGNGQGGREHGQKSDLLPGYRKLTDPDAVKYISKVWGIEPEEMPKPGVSAFEMFDEIQAGNIRAMHVICSNPAVSAPNTEYVWDSFKKLDFLVVNDFFLSETAEFADVVLPAASWAEDEGTTTNLEGRVIHIRKVSEPLYESKPDWVILSEIAKRMGKGKHFPYENSREIFEELRLAAKGGNADYYGITYDRIDQEDGVFWPCPSEDHPGTPTMFKETFSTLDGKANLPAVTWEKAGEIPSEEFPHILTTGRVVFHYLSGNQTRRINFLMEQCPLPYAEIHPELASQYNVQNGETIKLTTPRNTMDLEVKLTKAIRKDTIFVPYHWGKKLAVNQLTNPCLDPISRMPEFKVCAVKMEKLKRGEG; translated from the coding sequence ATGACTGATTTTATGGCAAAGCCAGGGGTAAAAAACCTTCATAAAGAAGGAGAAAAGTTAATTACAACGCATTGCAGCTACTGCGGTATGCAATGCGGTATGCATATAAGAGTCTCTGAAAAAACAGGAAAGGTCCTAGGGGTAGAACCAAGGTATGATTGGCCGGTCACCAATGGGAAACTTTGTCCAAAAGGGGTAACAGCTTACCAGCAAATTGATCATAAAGACCGGATTAAACGGCCTTTAATCAAGAGAAACACAACGTTCGTAGAAAGCAGCTGGGACGAGGCTTTAGATTTGATTGCAGATAAATTCAGCGAACTACAAAAGAAATATGGGAAAGATACGTTATCGGTGTTTGGAGGCGTATCCATGACAAATGAAAAATGCTACCTGGTCGGTAAATATGCTAGAGCAGCGCTTGGAACCAGATTTATAGATTATAACGGTCGTTTTTGCATGAGTTCGGCTGCCGGGGGTTTTTTGAGCACATTCGGGATTGATCGAGGATCCACGCTACCTTGGACAGAGTTAGAGCATAGTGACTGTTTTTTAATCGCCGGTTCAAATACAGCTGAATGTCATCCTACCAGCATTCAATGGTTTTGGAAAGCAAGAGACAAAGGCGCGAAAATGATTGTGGTAGATCCGCGGGAAACACCAACCGCTAGAATTGCAGATGTTCACTTAGATTTAAAGCCGGGTACAGATTCAGCACTAGCAAATGGGCTTTTGCACCTTTTAATAAAAGAAGACTACGTGGATGAAAGGTATGTGATGGAACGCTGCAATAATTATAAAGAGCTTAAAGCTTCTGTTGATCCTTTCACTCCTGTAGTGACGTCTGAAATAACCGGAGTAAGCGAAGAGAAAATAATCCAGGCTGCTCACATGTACGGAAAGTCTCCTCGTTCTGTCGTTATGTTTGCAAGAGGCGTTGAACAGCAATCTAAAGGAGTAGATAACGTTACGTTATACACGGCGCTGGCACTTGTTCGCGGACAGGTAGGAAACTTTGCATCAGGTGTGGCAACGTTTACTGGTCAAGGCAATGGGCAAGGCGGCAGAGAACATGGACAAAAATCAGATTTACTGCCGGGTTATCGTAAATTAACAGACCCGGATGCAGTTAAGTACATTTCAAAGGTATGGGGGATTGAGCCAGAAGAAATGCCAAAACCAGGTGTTTCTGCTTTTGAAATGTTTGATGAAATTCAAGCAGGTAATATACGAGCCATGCATGTCATTTGCAGCAACCCAGCTGTTTCTGCCCCAAATACAGAATATGTTTGGGATTCCTTTAAGAAGCTGGACTTTTTGGTCGTAAATGATTTCTTTCTTTCGGAAACAGCAGAGTTTGCAGATGTCGTTTTACCGGCTGCCAGCTGGGCAGAAGATGAAGGAACTACGACGAATTTAGAAGGGAGGGTTATTCATATACGCAAAGTGTCAGAACCTCTCTATGAATCAAAACCAGACTGGGTCATTTTAAGTGAAATAGCAAAACGAATGGGGAAAGGAAAACATTTTCCTTATGAAAATTCAAGAGAAATATTTGAAGAATTACGTCTAGCCGCAAAGGGAGGAAACGCTGATTACTATGGAATTACTTATGATCGGATAGACCAGGAGGACGGAGTGTTTTGGCCATGTCCCTCTGAAGACCATCCGGGCACACCGACGATGTTTAAAGAAACGTTCAGTACTCTGGACGGAAAAGCGAACCTGCCTGCTGTGACGTGGGAAAAAGCAGGGGAAATACCTAGCGAGGAGTTTCCTCATATTCTCACCACTGGGCGCGTTGTCTTTCATTATTTATCAGGTAATCAAACAAGAAGAATTAATTTTCTAATGGAACAGTGTCCATTGCCATACGCTGAAATACATCCGGAGCTTGCCAGTCAGTATAATGTGCAAAATGGAGAAACCATCAAGCTTACAACCCCTAGAAATACGATGGATTTAGAGGTGAAACTTACAAAGGCGATTCGAAAAGATACGATCTTTGTACCGTATCATTGGGGAAAAAAATTAGCCGTTAATCAGCTTACGAATCCATGTTTAGATCCTATATCAAGAATGCCTGAATTTAAAGTGTGTGCGGTGAAAATGGAAAAATTAAAACGGGGAGAGGGGTAA